The region CGGCCAGACGCCACACTGAACCTGACCGATATGGGGTAATTGCAGCAGCAGCATGGTTAAACGGGACTGGCCGATACCGCCGCCGATCGTCTGAGGCATTTCACCGCGCAGCAGCGCCTGGTGCCACTCGAGTTTGAGACGATCTTCATCACCGGTGACCGCCAGCTGGCGCTTCAGCGCGTCGGCATCCACGCGGATCCCCATAGATGAAATCTCGAATGCGTCTTCCAGTACCGGGTTCCACACCAGAATATCGCCGTTCAGCCCGGCAAATTCGCCCTCACCTACAGTGCTCCAGTCATCATAATCCGGTGCGCGAACGTCGTGGCGTTTGCCATCAGACAGTTTGCCGCCGATACCGATCAGGAATACTGCACCTAATTCTTTAGCGATCGCACGCTCGCGACCTTTAGCATCGAGATCCGGGAAGCGGCTCAGCAGCTCCTGGCTGTGGACAAAGTGGATCGTATCCGGCAGGAACGGTGCCAGACCAAACTCTTTGCTCACGGCCGCTTCGGTTGCTTTGATCCCGGCGTAGATCGCCTCAACGGTGGATTTCAGCGTACCGACGTGGCGTTCACCATCACCCATTACGCGCTCCCAGTCCCACTGGTCAACGTAAACGGAATGAATCGGAGAAAGGCGGTCTTCATCGGGACGAAGGGCTTTCATGTGCGTGTAGAGCCCTTCGCCCGCGCTGAAGTCGTGTTGTCCCAGAGTTTGACGCTTCCACTTCGCCAGGGAATGAACCACTTCGAACTGAGCGTCTGGCAGCGTTTTCACTTTTACCTGTACCGCTTTTTCGCATCCAGAGAGGTTATCCTGCGTCCCGTCACCCACGCGGCTCAGAATCGGCGCCTGAACTTCAATAAGGCCAAGCTTCTCTTCCAGCTGGCGGGAAAAATGGGATTTTACGAAACTGATCTGGCGTTGTTTTGCGATGTAAGCGGTTTTCATTATTTATACTCCTGCGTCCTGTTGATATTGATTAAGCAACAGAAATGGCATCATATTCAATAACTCATCAACAAAAAGCCACCTTCACTTTTGATTCGATAAAATTAAACGCTAGAATAGGGTGATTCATTAATCCTCATAAGAAAAAACTATGGAAAATTATCAGATCGACAATCTCGACCGCGGCATTCTGGAGGCGTTAATGGCCAATGCCCGTACCGCCTACGCCGAGCTGGCAAAACAGTTTGGCGTCAGCCCGGGAACCATTCACGTCCGCGTAGAGAAGATGAAGCAGGCGGGGATCATTACCGGCGCACGCATTGACGTCAGTCCTAAACATCTGGGTTACGACGTCTGCTGCTTCATCGGCATCATTCTTAAAAGCGCCAAAGACTACCCTTCCGCCCTGGCGAAGCTGAACGCGCTGGATGAAGTCACCGAGGCGTATTACACCACCGGGCATTACAGCATCTTTATTAAAGTCATGTGCCGATCCATCGACGCCCTCCAGCAGGTACTTATCAACAAGATCCAAACAATCGATGAAATTCAATCCACCGAGACGCTGATCTCCCTGCAAAACCCGATCATGCGTACCATCCGCCCGTGATCGGGCAAATTCATTCCCACATTTTCCACAGGTAGATCCCAGCTCGTTCACAGCGTACAATGACCGTCTCTTTATCTGGGCGAGCGATCAATGGCGGACATTACCCTTATCAGCGGCAGCACCCTTGGTGGTGCGGAATACGTAGCGGAACACCTGGCTGAAAAGCTGGAAGATGCGGGCTTTTCCACGGAAACCCTGCACGGTCCGTTGCTTGAAGATCTCCCGACTGACGGGGTCTGGCTGCTGATCACCTCCACGCACGGCGCGGGCGATCTGCCGGATAACCTGCAACCTTTATATGACGAACTGCTGGAACAGCAGCCCGACCTGTCAAACGTCCGTTTTGGCGCGGTGGGGATCGGCAGTCGTGAATATGACACCTTTTGCGGGGCAATAGAGAAAGTTGAAGCCGCTGTAACCTCTTGTGGAGCAAAACAGCTGGGTGAAACGCTCAAGATCAACATCCTCGATCATGACATTCCGGAGGATCCAGCCGAGATCTGGCTCGCGGAATGGAAAAATTTACTCAAAACCGATTAAAGATCGCGCGAACAGATGTGGATAACTCTGGTTAAAAGCTCGTATTAACCCGTAGTTATCCAAAGAACAACTGTTGTATCGTTTTTGACCTGTGTATAAAGTCGCGATCTGATCCCAGCTTATACTGTCCAGGATCACCGATCATTCACAGCAAACGATCCTTTCTAACTGCATGATCTTCTTTGTGAGATCGGACTTATCCACACAGGTTCGCGATCCTAATAAGAGATCACAATAGAACAGATCTCTAAATAAAAAGATCTTCTTTTTAATAGCCCAGGATCCCAATGCTTTCTCGAAAGACTAAAGTTGAGTAGAATCCACGGCCCGGGCTTCAATCCATTTTCATACCGCTTTACGCGAGGCAGACCACCATGTTTTATCAGGATCCTTTTGACGTCATCATCATTGGCGGGGGTCATGCAGGCACTGAGGCCGCAATGGCCGCAGCGCGTATGGGTCAGCAGACCCTGCTTTTGACACACAATATCGACACGCTGGGACAAATGTCCTGTAATCCGGCGATTGGCGGCATTGGGAAAGGACACCTGGTAAAAGAAGTGGATGCACTTGGCGGCCTGATGGCGAAAGCGATCGATCATGCTGGCATCCAGTTTAGGATACTAAACGCGAGTAAAGGTCCCGCCGTGCGTGCGACCCGAGCTCAGGCAGACCGCGTACTTTACCGTCAGGCTGTGCGTACCGCCCTGGAGAACCAGCCGAACCTGATGATCTTCCAGCAGGCGGTTGAAGATCTTATCGTTGAGAACGATCGCGTCGTAGGTGCCGTGACCCAGATGGGTCTCAAATTCCGTGCGAAAGCCGTGGTGCTGACCGTGGGCACATTCCTGGACGGTAAAATTCATATCGGTCTGGATAACTACAGCGGTGGCCGTGCCGGCGATCCGCCGTCTATTCCCCTGTCTCGCCGTCTGCGTGAACTGCCGCTGCGCGTCAGCCGCCTGAAAACCGGCACGCCGCCGCGTATTGATGCGCGCACCATTGATTTCAGCGTGCTGGCGCAACAGCACGGTGATAATCCGATGCCGGTGTTCTCGTTCATGGGCAATGCGGCTCAGCATCCGCAGCAGGTACCGTGCTACATCACGCATACCAACGAGAAAACCCATGACGTGATCCGCAATAACCTCGATCGCAGCCCCATGTATGCCGGCGTGATCGAAGGGATCGGCCCACGCTACTGTCCGTCGATCGAAGACAAAGTGATGCGCTTCGCCGATCGTAACCAGCACCAGATCTTCCTGGAGCCGGAAGGGCTGACCTCTAATGAAATTTATCCGAACGGCATCTCCACCAGCCTGCCGTTCGATGTACAGATGCAAATTGTTCGCTCAATGCAGGGGATGGAGAATGCGAAAATCGTTCGTCCCGGCTACGCTATTGAGTACGATTTCTTCGATCCGCGCGACCTGAAGCCAACCCTGGAAAGCAAATTCATCCACGGTCTGTTCTTCGCGGGGCAGATTAACGGCACTACCGGCTACGAAGAAGCGGCTGCGCAGGGCCTGCTTGCCGGTTTGAACGCCGCGCGCTTCTCCGCTGAGAAAGAGGGCTGGGCACCAGGCCGTTCTCAGGCGTATCTGGGCGTGCTGGTTGACGATCTCTGCACGCTGGGTACCAAAGAGCCGTATCGTATGTTTACCTCTCGCGCTGAATATCGCCTGATGCTTCGTGAAGATAACGCCGACCTGCGTCTGACCGAAATGGGCCGCGAGCTGGGTCTGGTCGATGACGAACGCTGGGCGCGCTTCAACGAAAAGCTGGAGCGCATTGAGCAGGAACGTCAGCGCCTGAAAACCACCTGGGTGAATCCGCAGGCGGAAACCGCCGCCGAAGTAAACGCTCACTTAACCGCGCCGCTGTCGCGTGAAGCCAGCGGGGAAGATCTGCTGCGCCGTCCTGAAGTCACCTACGAGAACCTGGTCAAACTGACCGCCTTCGCGCCGGGGCTGGAAGACGCTGAAGCGGCAGAGCAGGTTGAGATCCAGGTGAAGTACGAAGGTTACATCGCGCGTCAGCAGGATGAGATCGAAAAACAGCAGCGTAACGAAAACACGCTGCTGCCGGAAATGCTGGACTACCGCCAGGTGACGGGCCTTTCCAACGAAGTGATCGCCAAGCTGAACGATCACAAACCGGTATCGATCGGCCAGGCATCCCGTATCTCCGGCGTCACGCCTGCAGCGATTTCGATCCTGCTGGTCTGGCTGAAAAAGCAGGGCATGCTGCGCCGCAGCGCGTAATGCCCAGAACATTGCCCGGTGGCGCTGCGCTTACCGGGCCTGATGAACCCGTAGGGCGGGTAAGCGAAGCGCCACCCGCCACCTAAGTTTTCCAACAGGTATTCACCGTGCTCAACAAACTCTCTCGTCTGCTGGATCAGGCAGGTATTTCGCTCACCGATCACCAGAAAAATCAGCTGGTGGCCTATGTCGATATGCTGAACAAATGGAACAAAGCGTACAACCTGACTTCAGTACGTGACCCCAACGAGATGCTGGTACGCCATATTCTCGATAGCATCGTGGTTGCCCCGTGGCTGAAAGGTGAGCGTTTTATCGACGTGGGTACGGGACCTGGTTTACCGGGCGTTCCGCTGTCGATTGTTCGCCCTGAGAGCCACTTCACGCTGCTGGACAGCCTTGGCAAGCGCGTGCGCTTTTTACGTCAGGTACAGCATGAGCTGAAGCTTGAAAACATCACGCCCGTGCAGAGCAGGGTAGAGGAGTTCCCGGCAGAGCCGCCGTTTGACGGTGTTATCAGCCGCGCGTTTGCTTCGCTCAATGATATGGTGAGCTGGTGTAAGCACTTGCCGGCAGAGAATGGCCGCTTTTATGCGCTGAAAGGGCAGTTGCCAGGCGATGAGATTGAACAGCTCCCGGACGGTTTTGCTGTTGAATCCATCGAGAAATTACACATTCCTCAGCTCGATGGGGAGCGTCATCTGGTGATAATTAAGCCAAACAATTTTTAAAAAATTAATAAAAAATGTGGAATTTGTGCTGTTCTTCGCATGTTAAAAAACAGCACAACTACCGGGGATTTACCGGTGAGCTTTTAACCTCTTTTTCACTAAGGTTTTTCTTCAGGTTAACCTGGCCACTTTTATTCACCGAGAAGATAGTCATCTGTGAAAATATAAGTCTGCTAAAAGTGGGAGGCAGTAACCAGAACGCAATGTTAATTTTTTATTAAGAATGTCAATAAAACGTTTTTATTGTGTACTGGGCTGTTTTGAAAATAGTTACGACGTTTTGCTTTTAATTTCATAAAGTTAAATTTATGCGATTTGCGCCTTTGATAAATACAACCTTATCGCAAATGTGTGTTTTGTGATCTCGTGCACGCTTTATCGCCAACGTTTTCGCGCTGTTTGCAGTTTTGCTCGAAGGTTGACGCTTTCAGCGAAAGTTAAAAAATAGCGGTGGGGAAAAATATTTAAACATTTATTCACCTTTTCGCTACTTAATGTTTGAAATCACGGGTGCGCACCGTATAATTTGACCGCTTTTTGATGCTTGACTCTGAGCCTTAAAGGACGTTTTATACGACACGCGGCATACCTCGAAGGGAGCAGGAGTAAAAACGTGATGTCTGTGTCGCTCTTGAGTAGAAACGTTGCTCGTAAGCTTCTGTTCATTCAGTTTCTGGCTGTGATAGCAAGTGGACTGCTGTTTAGCCTCAAAGACCCCTTCTGGGGCATCTCCGCCGTGTGCGGGGGTTTGGCGGTTGTGCTGCCAAACGTGTTGTTTATGATTTTTGCCTGGCGTCATCAGGCGCATACACCCGCCAAAGGCCGCGTGGCCTGGTCCTTCGCCCTCGGCGAAGTGTGTAAGGTGTTGCTGACCTTTGCTCTACTGGTGATGGCGCTGGCGGTTTTGAAAGTGGTCTTCATGCCGCTGATAGCAACGTGGGTTTTGGTGCTGGTGGTACAAGTTCTGGCTCCAGCTGTAATCAATAACAAAGGGTAAAAGGCATCATGGCTTCAGAAAATATGACGCCGCAGGATTACATAGGTCACCATCTGAATAACCTTCAGCTGGACCTGCGTACATTCTCGCTGGTGGATCCACATAACCCCCCGGCCACCTTCTGGACGATCAACATCGACTCCATGTTCTTCTCGGTGGTTTTGGGTCTTCTGTTCCTGGCCATGTTCCGCGGTGTTGCTAAACGAGCGACCAGCGGTGTACCAGGGAAATTCCAGACATTCATCGAAATGATCATCGGCTTCGTCCATGGCAGCGTCAAAGACATGTACCATGGTAAGAGCAAGCTGATTGCTCCGCTGGCCCTGACCGTGTTCGTTTGGGTCTTCCTGATGAACCTGATGGACCTGCTGCCAATCGATCTGCTGCCGTTTATCGGCGAGCATATCTTCGGCCTGCCTGCGCTGCGTGTTGTACCGTCTGCGGACGTGAACATCACCCTGTCGATGGCGCTGGGCGTGTTTATCCTGATTCTTTTCTACAGCATCAAAATGAAAGGCGTAAGCGGCTTTGTGAAAGAGCTTACCTTGCAGCCGTTCAACCACTGGGCGTTTATTCCGGTCAACCTGATCCTGGAAGGCGTTAGCCTGCTGTCCAAACCTGTTTCACTGGGTCTGCGACTGTTCGGCAACATGTATGCGGGTGAGCTGATTTTCATTCTGATCGCGGGTCTTCTGCCGTGGTGGTCACAGTGGATTCTGAATGTGCCATGGGCCATTTTCCACATCCTGATCATTACGCTGCAAGCCTTTATCTTCATGGTTCTGACGATCGTCTATCTGTCGATGGCGTCTGAAGAGCACTGATTTTTTACCAACACTACTACGTTTTAATTGAAACAAACTGGAGACTGTCATGGAAAACCTGAATATGGATCTGCTGTACATGGCTGCCGCTGTGATGATGGGTCTGGCGGCTATCGGTGCTGCGATCGGTATCGGCATCCTCGGGGGCAAATTCCTGGAAGGCGCAGCGCGTCAACCTGATCTGATTCCTCTGCTGCGTACTCAGTTCTTTATCGTTATGGGTCTGGTGGATGCTATCCCAATGATCGCTGTAGGTCTGGGTCTGTACGTGATGTTTGCTGTCGCGTAGTAGTAGTTTTAAAACCCTAAGCCACAGAAATTAAAGAGGTATTGTGCTGTGAACATGAACGCAACAATCCTCGGCCAGGCCATCGCGTTTATTCTCTTTGTCTGGTTCTGCATGAAGTATGTATGGCCGCCTTTAATGGCTGCCATCGAAAAACGTCAGAAAGAAATTGCTGACGGTCTGGCTTCTGCAGAACGCGCTAAGAAAGATTTGGACCTTGCACAGGCCAACGCGACAGACCAGCTGAAAAAAGCGAAAGCTGAAGCTCAGGTAATCATTGAACAGGCTAACAAACGCCGTTCTCAGATCCTGGACGAAGCCAAAGCTGAAGCAGAACAGGAACGTACTAAGATCGTGACACAAGCTCAGGCAGAAATTGATGCTGAGCGTAAACGTGCTCGTGAAGAACTGCGTAAGCAGGTTGCGATTCTGGCTGTTGCTGGCGCCGAGAAGATCATCGAACGTTCCGTGGATGAAGCTGCTAACAGCGACATCGTGGACAAACTTGTCGCTGAACTGTAAGGAGGGAGGGGCTGATGTCTGAATTTGTTACGGTAGCTCGCCCCTACGCCAAAGCAGCTTTTGACTTTGCTGTCGAACACCAAAATGTCGATCGCTGGCAGGATATGCTGGCGTTTGCCGCTGAGGTGACGAAAAACGAACAAATGGCTGAGTTGCTTTCCGGTGCGTTAGCACCTGAAACTCTCGCCGCGTCGTTTATCGCCGTGTGCGGAGAGCAACTGGATGCCAACGGCCAGAACCTGATTAAGGTGATGGCAGAAAATGGTCGTCTCCGTGTGCTCCCGGATGTTCTTGAGCAGTTTGAGCACTTACGTGCCCTTAGTGAAGCAACCGCTGAAGTTGAAGTGACTTCTGCGACTGAACTGAGTAATGAACAGCTTGCGAAAATCACCGCCGCGATGGAAAAACGTCTGTCACGCAAAGTTAAGCTGAATTGCAAAATCGATAAGTCTGTAATGGCAGGCGTAATCATCCGTTCGGGTGATATGGTCATTGATGGCAGCGTACGCGGCCGTCTTGAACGCCTTGCAGACGTCTTGCAGTCTTAAGGGGACTGGAGCATGCAACTGAATTCCACCGAAATCAGCGAACTGATCAAGCAGCGCATTGCTCAGTTCAGTGTTGTGAGTGAAGCTCACAACGAAGGTACTATTGTTTCTGTAAGTGACGGTGTTATCCGCATCCACGGCCTGGCCGATTGTATGCAGGGTGAGATGATTTCCCTGCCGGGTAACCGTTACGCTATCGCACTGAACCTGGAGCGCGACTCCGTAGGTGCAGTTGTGATGGGTCCATACGCTGACCTCGCCGAAGGCATGAAGGTTAAGTGTACTGGCCGTATTCTGGAAGTGCCGGTTGGCCGTGGCCTGCTGGGTCGCGTTGTTAACACCCTGGGTGCGCCAATCGACGGTAAAGGTCCGGTTGAGCACGATGGCTTCTCTCCAATCGAAGTTATCGCACCAGGCGTTATCGACCGTCAGTCCGTAGATCAGCCTGTTCAGACAGGTTATAAGTCCGTTGATGCCATGATCCCAATCGGTCGTGGTCAGCGTGAACTGATCATCGGTGACCGTCAGACCGGTAAAACTGCGATGGCTATCGACGCCATCATCAACCAGCGTGATTCCGGCATCAAATGCGTGTACGTGGCCATCGGCCAGAAAGCGTCCACCATTTCTAACGTGGTTCGTAAACTGGAAGAGCACGGCGCACTGTCTAACACCATCGTTGTGGTAGCAACCGCGTCTGAATCTGCTGCACTGCAATACCTGGCACCATACGCCGGTTGCGCAATGGGCGAATACTTCCGTGACCGCGGTGAAGATGCGCTGATTGTATACGATGACCTGTCTAAACAGGCTGTTGCTTATCGTCAGGTTTCCCTGCTGCTCCGTCGTCCACCTGGACGTGAAGCGTTCCCTGGCGACGTATTCTACCTCCACTCTCGTCTGCTGGAGCGTGCTTCCCGCGTTAACGCGGAATACGTCGAGAACTTCACCAAAGGTGAAGTGAAGGGTAAAACGGGCTCTCTGACCGCTCTGCCGATCATTGAAACCCAGGCGGGTGACGTTTCTGCGTTCGTTCCGACCAACGTAATCTCCATTACCGATGGTCAGATCTTCCTGGAAACCAACCTGTTTAACTCCGGTATTCGTCCGGCGGTTAACCCGGGTATCTCCGTATCCCGTGTTGGTGGTGCTGCTCAGACCAAGATCATCAAGAAACTGTCCGGTGGTATCCGTACCGCGCTGGCACAGTATCGTGAACTGGCTGCGTTCTCTCAGTTCGCATCCGATCTGGACGAAGCAACCCGTAAACAGCTGAGCCACGGTCAGAAAGTGACCGAGCTGCTGAAGCAGAAACAGTACGCACCAATGTCTGTTGCTCAGCAGGGCCTGGTACTGTTCGCGGCTGAACGCGGTTACCTCGAAGATGTGGAACTGGCGAAAATCGGTAGCTTCGAAGCCGCTCTGCTGGCTTACGTCGACCGTGATCACGCTCCGCTGATGCAAGAGATCAACCAGACCGGTGGCTATAACGACGAAATCGAAGGCAAGCTGAAAGCTATCCTCGATTCCTTCAAAGCAACCCAATCCTGGTAATCGTCCGGCGGCTTGTCTCAGGACAAGCCGCCTGGCATTGAGGAGAAGCTCATGGCCGGCGCAAAAGAGATACGTAGTAAGATCGCAAGCGTCCAGAACACGCAAAAGATCACTAAAGCGATGGAGATGGTCGCCGCTTCCAAAATGCGTAAATCGCAGGATCGCATGGCGGCCAGCCGTCCTTATGCAGAAACCATGCGCAAAGTGATTGGTCACCTTGCAAACGGTAATCTGGAATATAAGCACCCTTACCTGGAAGAACGCGACGTTAAGCGCGTGGGCTACCTGGTGGTGTCGACCGACCGTGGTCTGTGTGGCGGCTTGAACATTAACCTGTTCAAAAAACTGCTGGCGGATATGAAAGCATGGTCTGAAAAAGGCGTTCAGTGCGATATCGCAATGATCGGCTCTAAAGGCGTCTCTTTCTTTAACTCCGTTGGTGGCAACATTGTCGCTCAGGTAACTGGTATGGGTGATAACCCGTCCCTGTCCGAACTGATCGGCCCGGTTAAAGTGATGTTGCAGGCCTATGATGAAGGCCGTCTGGACAGACTGTACGTTGTCAGCAACAAATTCATTAACACCATGTCTCAGGTTCCAACGCTCACTCAGATGCTGCCGTTACCGGCATCAGAAGATGACGAGCTGAAGCAAAAAGCCTGGGATTACCTGTATGAACCCGATCCGAAACCGCTGCTGGATACCCTGCTGCGTCGTTACGTTGAATCTCAGGTTTATCAGGGCGTTGTAGAAAACCTGGCCAGCGAGCAGGCCGCACGAATGGTGGCGATGAAAGCCGCGACCGATAATGGCGGCAGCCTGATTAAAGAGCTGCAGTTGGTTTACAACAAAGCTCGTCAGGCCAGCATTACTCAGGAACTCACCGAGATCGTCTCGGGGGCCGCCGCGGTTTAACCAGGTTTACGAATTACGTAGAGGATTCAAGATGGCTACTGGAAAGATTGTCCAGGTAATCGGCGCCGTGGTGGACGTCGAGTTCCCTCAGGACGCCGTACCACGCGTGTACGACGCGCTTGAGGTACAGAATGGTAACGAGAGCCTGGTGCTGGAAGTTCAGCAGCAGCTCGGCGGCGGTATCGTGCGTACCATCGCGATGGGTTCTTCCGACGGTCTGCGTCGTGGTCTGGAAGTCAAAGACCTTGAGCACCCGATCGAAGTCCCGGTAGGTAAAGCAACACTGGGTCGTATCATGAACGTATTGGGTCAGCCAATCGACATGAAAGGCGACATCGGTGAAGAAGAGCGTTGGGCTATCCACCGCGCAGCACCTTCCTACGAAGAGCTGTCCAGCTCTCAGGAACTGCTGGAAACCGGTATCAAAGTTATCGACCTGATGTGTCCGTTCGCGAAGGGCGGTAAAGTTGGTCTTTTCGGTGGTGCAGGTGTTGGTAAAACCGTAAACATGATGGAGCTGATCCGTAACATCGCGATCGAGCACTCCGGTTACTCCGTGTTTGCGGGCGTAGGTGAACGTACTCGTGAGGGTAACGACTTCTACCACGAAATGACCGACTCCAACGTTCTGGACAAAGTATCCCTGGTTTACGGCCAGATGAACGAGCCACCAGGAAACCGTCTGCGCGTTGCGCTGACCGGTCTGACGATGGCTGAGAAGTTCCGTGACGAAGGCCGTGACGTTCTGCTGTTCGTTGATAACATCTATCGTTACACCCTGGCCGGTACGGAAGTATCTGCACTGCTGGGTCGTATGCCTTCAGCGGTAGGTTATCAGCCTACGCTGGCGGAAGAGATGGGTGTTCTTCAGGAACGTATCACCTCTACCAAAACCGGTTCTATCACCTCCGTTCAGGCGGTATACGTACCTGCGGATGACTTGACTGACCCATCTCCAGCAACCACCTTTGCGCACTTAGATGCAACCGTGGTACTGAGCCGTCAGATCGCGTCTCTGGGTATCTACCCGGCCGTTGACCCGCTGGACTCCACCAGCCGTCAGCTGGATCCACTGGTTGTGGGTCAGGAACACTACGACACCGCGCGTGGCGTACAGTCCCTGCTGCAGCGTTACCAGGAACTGAAAGACATCATCGCCATCTTGGGTATGGATGAACTGTCTGAAGAAGACAAACTGGTGGTAGCACGTGCGCGTAAGATCCAGCGCTTCCTGTCCCAGCCGTTCTTCGTTGCGGAAGTATTCACCGGTTCTCCGGGTAAATACGTTTCCCTGAAAGACACCATCCGTGGCTTTAAAGGCATTATGGAAGGCGAATACGACCACCTGCCAGAGCAGGCGTTCTACATGGTTGGTTCCATCGAAGAAGCCGTGGAAAAAGCCAAAAAACTTTAACGCCTTAATCGGAGGGTGATATGGCAATGACTTACCACCTGGACGTCGTCAGCGCAGAGCAACAAATGTTCTCTGGTCTGGTCGAGAAAATCCAGGTAACGGGTAGTGAAGGTGAACTGGGTATTTTCCCGGGTCACGCACCGCTGCTCACCGCCATTAAGCCTGGTATGATCCGCATCGTTAAACAGTTCGGTCACGAAGAGTTTATCTATCTGTCCGGCGGCATTCTTGAAGTGCAGCCTGGCAGTGTGACCGTTCTGGCCGATACCGCTATCCGTGGCCAGGATCTCGACGAAGCGCGAGCCCTGGAATCGAAGCGTAAGGCTGAAGAGCACATTAGCAGCTCTCATGGTGACGTGGATTACGCTCAGGCGTCTGCGGAGCTGGCCAAAGCGATCGCGAAACTGCGCGTTATCGAGTTGACCAAAAAAGCGATGTAACACCGGCTTGAAAAGCACAAAAGCCAGTCTGGATACCAGGCTGGCTTTTTTTTTCGGCCTTAATTCATGATGAAAAAGATGTAGAATTTTAAGCATCAAACGTTTTTACTTCACACTCAAACTACCGTCAGGATGCGTATGTCAAACAGTGCGATGAGCGTGGTGATCCTTGCCGCTGGCAAAGGGACCCGCATGTATTCCGATCTGCCTAAGGTGCTCCACACGCTTGCAGGAAAGCCAATGGTGCAGCATGTCATTGATGCAGCGAACGAGCTGGGTGCCAGTCAGGTCCACCTGGTCTACGGTCACGGCGGCGATCTGCTTAAAAAGACGCTGAGCGATGACAAGCTCAACTGGGTGCTTCAGGCCGAACAGCTGGGCACAGGCCATGCGATGCAGCAGGCTGCGCCTTTCTTTGCGGATGACGAAGACATTTTGATGCTCTACGGCGATGTCCCGCTGATCTCCGTTGAAACTCTGACTCGCCTGCGTGAAGCCAAACCGCAGGGCGGCATCGGTTTGTTGACCGTCGTGCTGGACGATCCAAGCGGTTATGGTCGCATCACCCGTGAAAACGGCAACGTCACGGGTATTGTTGAGCACAAAGATGCCAGCGACGAACAGCGCCAGATTCAGGAGATCAACACCGGTA is a window of Enterobacter cloacae complex sp. ECNIH7 DNA encoding:
- the asnA gene encoding aspartate--ammonia ligase; translation: MKTAYIAKQRQISFVKSHFSRQLEEKLGLIEVQAPILSRVGDGTQDNLSGCEKAVQVKVKTLPDAQFEVVHSLAKWKRQTLGQHDFSAGEGLYTHMKALRPDEDRLSPIHSVYVDQWDWERVMGDGERHVGTLKSTVEAIYAGIKATEAAVSKEFGLAPFLPDTIHFVHSQELLSRFPDLDAKGRERAIAKELGAVFLIGIGGKLSDGKRHDVRAPDYDDWSTVGEGEFAGLNGDILVWNPVLEDAFEISSMGIRVDADALKRQLAVTGDEDRLKLEWHQALLRGEMPQTIGGGIGQSRLTMLLLQLPHIGQVQCGVWPQQVRESVGSLL
- the asnC gene encoding transcriptional regulator AsnC, whose product is MENYQIDNLDRGILEALMANARTAYAELAKQFGVSPGTIHVRVEKMKQAGIITGARIDVSPKHLGYDVCCFIGIILKSAKDYPSALAKLNALDEVTEAYYTTGHYSIFIKVMCRSIDALQQVLINKIQTIDEIQSTETLISLQNPIMRTIRP
- the mioC gene encoding FMN-binding protein MioC, coding for MADITLISGSTLGGAEYVAEHLAEKLEDAGFSTETLHGPLLEDLPTDGVWLLITSTHGAGDLPDNLQPLYDELLEQQPDLSNVRFGAVGIGSREYDTFCGAIEKVEAAVTSCGAKQLGETLKINILDHDIPEDPAEIWLAEWKNLLKTD
- the mnmG gene encoding tRNA uridine-5-carboxymethylaminomethyl(34) synthesis enzyme MnmG, with protein sequence MFYQDPFDVIIIGGGHAGTEAAMAAARMGQQTLLLTHNIDTLGQMSCNPAIGGIGKGHLVKEVDALGGLMAKAIDHAGIQFRILNASKGPAVRATRAQADRVLYRQAVRTALENQPNLMIFQQAVEDLIVENDRVVGAVTQMGLKFRAKAVVLTVGTFLDGKIHIGLDNYSGGRAGDPPSIPLSRRLRELPLRVSRLKTGTPPRIDARTIDFSVLAQQHGDNPMPVFSFMGNAAQHPQQVPCYITHTNEKTHDVIRNNLDRSPMYAGVIEGIGPRYCPSIEDKVMRFADRNQHQIFLEPEGLTSNEIYPNGISTSLPFDVQMQIVRSMQGMENAKIVRPGYAIEYDFFDPRDLKPTLESKFIHGLFFAGQINGTTGYEEAAAQGLLAGLNAARFSAEKEGWAPGRSQAYLGVLVDDLCTLGTKEPYRMFTSRAEYRLMLREDNADLRLTEMGRELGLVDDERWARFNEKLERIEQERQRLKTTWVNPQAETAAEVNAHLTAPLSREASGEDLLRRPEVTYENLVKLTAFAPGLEDAEAAEQVEIQVKYEGYIARQQDEIEKQQRNENTLLPEMLDYRQVTGLSNEVIAKLNDHKPVSIGQASRISGVTPAAISILLVWLKKQGMLRRSA
- the rsmG gene encoding 16S rRNA (guanine(527)-N(7))-methyltransferase RsmG, producing MLNKLSRLLDQAGISLTDHQKNQLVAYVDMLNKWNKAYNLTSVRDPNEMLVRHILDSIVVAPWLKGERFIDVGTGPGLPGVPLSIVRPESHFTLLDSLGKRVRFLRQVQHELKLENITPVQSRVEEFPAEPPFDGVISRAFASLNDMVSWCKHLPAENGRFYALKGQLPGDEIEQLPDGFAVESIEKLHIPQLDGERHLVIIKPNNF
- the atpI gene encoding F0F1 ATP synthase subunit I, producing the protein MSVSLLSRNVARKLLFIQFLAVIASGLLFSLKDPFWGISAVCGGLAVVLPNVLFMIFAWRHQAHTPAKGRVAWSFALGEVCKVLLTFALLVMALAVLKVVFMPLIATWVLVLVVQVLAPAVINNKG
- the atpB gene encoding F0F1 ATP synthase subunit A, whose amino-acid sequence is MASENMTPQDYIGHHLNNLQLDLRTFSLVDPHNPPATFWTINIDSMFFSVVLGLLFLAMFRGVAKRATSGVPGKFQTFIEMIIGFVHGSVKDMYHGKSKLIAPLALTVFVWVFLMNLMDLLPIDLLPFIGEHIFGLPALRVVPSADVNITLSMALGVFILILFYSIKMKGVSGFVKELTLQPFNHWAFIPVNLILEGVSLLSKPVSLGLRLFGNMYAGELIFILIAGLLPWWSQWILNVPWAIFHILIITLQAFIFMVLTIVYLSMASEEH
- the atpE gene encoding F0F1 ATP synthase subunit C, which translates into the protein MENLNMDLLYMAAAVMMGLAAIGAAIGIGILGGKFLEGAARQPDLIPLLRTQFFIVMGLVDAIPMIAVGLGLYVMFAVA
- the atpF gene encoding F0F1 ATP synthase subunit B → MNMNATILGQAIAFILFVWFCMKYVWPPLMAAIEKRQKEIADGLASAERAKKDLDLAQANATDQLKKAKAEAQVIIEQANKRRSQILDEAKAEAEQERTKIVTQAQAEIDAERKRAREELRKQVAILAVAGAEKIIERSVDEAANSDIVDKLVAEL